The Deltaproteobacteria bacterium genome segment TTCTTCGACCTGCCCGGGAACGTCGATGAATGGACGTCGGATTGGTACGCCCCGCTCGCCGACATTGACGAGACGAGCGACCCGACGGGCGCGGACGAGGGCGTGTGGCGCGTCATCAAGGGCGGAAGCTGGCTGGTCGGAGAGGCGTGGCACCTGCGTCCGTCGTACCGGGGATTCGGCGTGGATCTCGCGCCGAACTTCGCGGCAAGCCACGTCGGTTTCCGCTGCGCGATGTCGATTTCGGACGAGAACACCCGGTCGGAGTGAAGAGCATGACGACGCGAAAAGAGCCCGAACGGTTGATGGACGACGTGAGCGCGCTGGCCGAGATTCCGAATCGCGGACCCGCGACCGAGGGCGAGGCGCGCGCCGCGCTCTACGTTTCGCGGAGAATGACGGATCTCGGGCTCGATCCGCAGGTCGCGCCGTTTCGCGTGGTGCCGCACTTCCCGATGGCGTGGGCGCTGCACGCACTGTTTCTGGCGGCCACGTGCCTGATCGCCGTCACGAGCCCCTTCGCGGCCTTCGTCGCGCAGGCGCTCATCTTCATTTCGTTCTGGGGCGACTCGACGACACGTTTTTACTGGATTCGCTCGCTGCTTCCATCGGCGACCAGCCGTCACGTGATCGGCCGTCTCGCGGCGAAAGGCGTCGCGAAGAAGACCGTCGTGTTCGCCGCGCACATCGACTCGGGCCAGATGGGGATGATCATGGAACCGGTGCAGGCCGAGAGAGTCTGCCGTTTCCACAAGCGCGTCCTCGGAACGCAGCCCTTGATGCTCTCGCTCGTCGTCGCCGCGTTCCTGACCGCGCCGGTGGCGGTGCTGCACTACCGCGTGATGGGGCCTGGCGGCGCGTCCACGTACATTCTCCTTGCGGCGATCGTCGCCAACCTCATTCCGGTCGTCATTTTTTCGCAGCTCGAATTCGCGAAGATCAGCCCGGGCGCGAACGACAACGGTTCGGGCGTGGCGGTCATGCTCGAAATGGCCCGGCGCCTGCGTGCGAAACCGGCCGAGAACACCGAGGTGGTTTTCGTCGGAGTCGGCTCGGAAGAAACCTACATGATGGGCATGGCGTGTTTCATGGAAGAGCACGGGCATCGCTTCGACCGCAACCACACGTACTTTCTCGTGCCCGAGTCGTGCGGGAACGGCACGCCGCGCGTCATCGTGGCGGAGGGCGTCGTTTCGATGCACCATCACGATCCCGAACTCGCCGGGCTCGTCTTTCTTGCCGCGCGCCGCCGGGGCATCAAGGCCGATCCGGTCACGTTGCGCACGGGCGGGACCGACTGCACGCCGCCCTCGGTGCGCGGGTATGCCGCGACGGGCATCATCTGCATGAACGAAAACGACTACGTGCCCAACTATCACTGGAACACCGACCTGCCGCGCGATGTGAAGCCGGATGTGATGACGCGGGTCGCCGACATCTTCGAGGAGACCGTGCGCATCATCGACAAGGATCTGTGAACACCGTTCGATCGCATTGATCCGGCGCGATCGGTTCTGCTAGAGTCCCACGCCATTCCTGCGGAAAGGGAGCGTGATGACGACCGTGAAAATCGGGGTGATCGGGGGCAGCGGCCTGTACGAGATGGAAGGTCTCGCGAACGTGCGCGAGGTCGTGGAGTCGACCCCCTGGGGCGCGCCCTCCGACGCGCTGATCTGCGGCGACCTCGGCGGCGTGCCGATGGTTTTCCTGCCGCGCCATGGCCGCGGGCACGTGCTCACACCGTCGGAAATCAACTATCGCGCGAATATCCACGCGCTGAAGAGTCAGGGTGTCACGCACGTCATCAGCGTGTCGGCGTGTGGATCGCTGCGCGAGGAGATCGAGCCGGGCCGCATCGTGCTCATCGACCAGTTCTTCGACCGCACCAAGGGCCGCGCATCGACGTTCTTCGGCGACGGCGTCGTCGCGCACGTCGCGTTCGCCGACCCGGTCTGCCGCGATCTGCGCGCGTTGCTGCTCGACGTCGGTCGCGAACTGGGCATCCCCGTGCACGACGGCGGGACCTACGTGTGCATGGAAGGCCCGGCGTTTTCGACTCGCGCTGAGAGCGTCTTTTATCGACAGATCGGTGCGGACGTCATCGGCATGACGAATTTGACCGAGGCCAAGCTCGCGCGGGAGGCGGAGCTGTCGTATGCCACGCTGGCGCTCGCGACCGACTACGATTGCTGGCGCGAGCACGACGCCGACGTGGACATTCAGGACATCCTGCGCGTCATGTCGCAGAACGTCACCAACGCGAAGGCGATCATCCGCGCCGCCGTGCCGCGCATCACCATGCAAATCGGTACCGCGTGTTTCGAGGCGCTCAAGTTCGCGATCATCACGGACCGCTCGAAAATTTCGACGAAGCGCAAGGACGATCTGCGCGTGATCGCGGGGAAGTATCTCGATTAATCCTGCAACAACTGGAAGATGTAGGCGGTGTAGTTGCGGGTTTCCTCGGGCATGCGGTCAAGCCCTTTCGAGTCGACGTTGCCCGGACCCCAGTTGTAGGCGGCCAGCGCCGCGCGCAGATTCCCCTGATAGCGGTCGAGCATCTGCCGGATATACCGCGCGCCGCCCATGATGTTGTCCAGCGGATCGAACGAGTTGTTGACGCCGAGCGCGCTCGCCGTGCCCGGCATGAGCTGCATGAGCCCGCGCGCGCCCGCCGGCGACACCGCCTCGGGGTTGTAGTTGCTCTCGGCGCGGACAATCGCGTGGATGATGCGCTCGGGCAGGCCGAAGCGCCGTGCGGCGAAACCGATGATCTCGTCGAACTTCGAGCCCGGCCGATACGGCTCGACGGGCCGGATCACCTCTTCCACCTCCGGCTTTTGCTGCATTTGCGCGGCGATCGCCATGAGACCGAGCCACTGATACGTGGTGGACGCGCCCTCGACGTCGCCCGACAGCGCCGAAAGCGCCTGTCCGCGCGCCGTGTTCATCAGGTGCATCGCCACC includes the following:
- a CDS encoding M28 family peptidase — translated: MTTRKEPERLMDDVSALAEIPNRGPATEGEARAALYVSRRMTDLGLDPQVAPFRVVPHFPMAWALHALFLAATCLIAVTSPFAAFVAQALIFISFWGDSTTRFYWIRSLLPSATSRHVIGRLAAKGVAKKTVVFAAHIDSGQMGMIMEPVQAERVCRFHKRVLGTQPLMLSLVVAAFLTAPVAVLHYRVMGPGGASTYILLAAIVANLIPVVIFSQLEFAKISPGANDNGSGVAVMLEMARRLRAKPAENTEVVFVGVGSEETYMMGMACFMEEHGHRFDRNHTYFLVPESCGNGTPRVIVAEGVVSMHHHDPELAGLVFLAARRRGIKADPVTLRTGGTDCTPPSVRGYAATGIICMNENDYVPNYHWNTDLPRDVKPDVMTRVADIFEETVRIIDKDL
- the mtnP gene encoding S-methyl-5'-thioadenosine phosphorylase, with product MTTVKIGVIGGSGLYEMEGLANVREVVESTPWGAPSDALICGDLGGVPMVFLPRHGRGHVLTPSEINYRANIHALKSQGVTHVISVSACGSLREEIEPGRIVLIDQFFDRTKGRASTFFGDGVVAHVAFADPVCRDLRALLLDVGRELGIPVHDGGTYVCMEGPAFSTRAESVFYRQIGADVIGMTNLTEAKLAREAELSYATLALATDYDCWREHDADVDIQDILRVMSQNVTNAKAIIRAAVPRITMQIGTACFEALKFAIITDRSKISTKRKDDLRVIAGKYLD
- a CDS encoding transglycosylase SLT domain-containing protein → MSLGAGAPPSVRAERGSFEDVLDAQAERPPSDQGAEALRQVAMHLMNTARGQALSALSGDVEGASTTYQWLGLMAIAAQMQQKPEVEEVIRPVEPYRPGSKFDEIIGFAARRFGLPERIIHAIVRAESNYNPEAVSPAGARGLMQLMPGTASALGVNNSFDPLDNIMGGARYIRQMLDRYQGNLRAALAAYNWGPGNVDSKGLDRMPEETRNYTAYIFQLLQD